In Myxococcus stipitatus, the following are encoded in one genomic region:
- a CDS encoding LysM peptidoglycan-binding domain-containing protein, whose translation MLPLCLLVLTMASTPSLGGAPTPPMPPPPPGMRVLAAAETRAPSAPSSATETQGTSAVNTSPSAAGAQAAPAPAMNPGTSAPSAAKESAPSNAEAATKPLVASPPAPGQPPTSTGGAALPPGEAPGTSATSQPADAATTRAGKSAADDEKLTPMGNTDPTEADEKRAFANSADPTDEEPEATREMVESESAELEELRALEGATLDPAARPSAEVMQSLRRLGLANPLRMRMLDALEEPTFRDDDTPEQLPLITDLANFDVRKIQDRYDIPVEMQPLVAQYIQFFQGPGRRWFRKWMSRSARYLPVMQPILDTYGLPRDTVYLAMIESGFSAHAYSWAHAAGPWQFISSTGKQYGLKQDFWVDERRDPIKATHAAATYLKDLYGELGHWYLAWAGYNTGSGRVRRMVERHGTRDFWALSEEKGLAKETKHYVPKLIAAALVAKNPSAFGFSEQEFEYEQPLEFDVVDLTDATDLDVVARAAGVPIQSVQDLNPELKRWCTPPATSKRPYKLRLPTGSGPRFVEGFQKIPAAERLTFRVHKVKRGDTLSQIAERYGSASEAILQMNRLKSAKTLKLGSELVIPVPAGKASPQGGALASKVAQARRSGVVVHRPEDEVPAGTPKGPLAAGPVKTEIVNGRTRITYGVQSGDSLWIIATKFNVGVDDLKKWNNLRRRNPTLQIGSLVYVWPNGPAQAQAQVAPPTGSVVVAKQVASNAGKPGGKVHALAEGETLWSVAQRYGVTVEDIMRWNNIKDHRTIPTGKVLSLTAP comes from the coding sequence ATGCTGCCTCTCTGCCTGCTCGTGCTGACCATGGCCTCGACTCCCTCGTTGGGAGGAGCGCCCACGCCGCCCATGCCTCCGCCTCCGCCCGGCATGCGCGTGCTCGCCGCCGCTGAGACGCGAGCCCCGAGCGCCCCCTCGTCCGCGACAGAGACACAGGGCACCAGCGCGGTGAACACTTCTCCCTCGGCGGCAGGTGCGCAGGCCGCGCCCGCACCCGCGATGAATCCAGGCACCTCGGCTCCTTCCGCGGCGAAGGAGTCGGCGCCGTCGAACGCCGAGGCAGCAACGAAGCCCCTCGTCGCCTCCCCGCCTGCTCCTGGGCAGCCGCCCACGAGCACGGGCGGCGCCGCGCTCCCGCCTGGCGAGGCGCCCGGAACCAGCGCGACTTCTCAGCCCGCCGATGCGGCGACCACCCGCGCGGGCAAGTCCGCGGCGGATGACGAGAAGCTCACGCCGATGGGCAACACGGACCCAACGGAGGCCGACGAGAAGCGCGCCTTCGCGAACAGCGCGGACCCCACGGACGAGGAGCCCGAGGCCACGCGTGAAATGGTCGAGTCAGAGTCCGCGGAGCTCGAGGAGCTGCGCGCGCTGGAAGGCGCGACGCTCGACCCGGCGGCACGGCCCAGCGCGGAAGTGATGCAGTCCCTGCGGAGGCTTGGCCTCGCGAACCCGCTTCGCATGCGCATGTTGGACGCGCTCGAGGAGCCCACCTTCCGCGACGACGACACACCCGAGCAGCTTCCGCTCATCACCGACCTGGCCAACTTCGACGTCCGCAAGATTCAAGACCGCTACGACATCCCGGTGGAGATGCAGCCGCTCGTGGCCCAGTACATCCAGTTCTTCCAGGGGCCCGGCCGCCGCTGGTTCCGCAAGTGGATGTCCCGCTCCGCGCGTTACCTGCCGGTGATGCAGCCCATCCTCGACACGTACGGCCTGCCGCGCGACACCGTGTACCTGGCGATGATCGAAAGCGGGTTCTCCGCGCACGCGTACTCCTGGGCGCACGCCGCCGGCCCCTGGCAGTTCATCTCCAGCACGGGCAAGCAGTACGGCCTCAAGCAGGACTTCTGGGTGGACGAGCGCCGAGACCCCATCAAGGCCACTCACGCCGCGGCGACCTACCTCAAGGACCTCTACGGCGAGCTGGGCCACTGGTACCTGGCCTGGGCCGGTTACAACACGGGCTCCGGCCGCGTGCGGCGCATGGTGGAGCGCCACGGCACCCGCGACTTCTGGGCCCTGTCCGAGGAGAAGGGACTCGCCAAGGAGACCAAGCACTACGTCCCCAAGCTGATTGCCGCCGCGCTGGTGGCCAAGAACCCCTCCGCCTTCGGCTTCTCCGAGCAGGAGTTCGAGTACGAGCAGCCCCTCGAGTTCGACGTCGTCGACCTCACGGATGCAACGGACCTCGACGTGGTGGCCCGAGCCGCGGGCGTTCCCATCCAGTCCGTGCAGGACCTCAACCCGGAGCTGAAGCGCTGGTGCACCCCACCCGCCACGAGCAAGCGCCCCTACAAGCTGCGGCTGCCCACCGGCTCGGGGCCTCGCTTCGTGGAGGGCTTCCAGAAGATTCCTGCCGCCGAGCGGCTCACCTTCCGCGTCCACAAGGTGAAGCGCGGAGACACGCTGTCGCAAATCGCGGAGCGCTACGGCTCGGCCTCCGAGGCCATCCTCCAGATGAACCGGCTCAAGAGCGCCAAGACGTTGAAGCTCGGCTCGGAGCTGGTGATTCCGGTGCCCGCGGGCAAGGCCAGCCCCCAGGGTGGCGCGCTGGCGAGCAAGGTCGCTCAAGCCCGGCGCAGCGGCGTGGTGGTGCACCGCCCCGAGGATGAAGTGCCCGCGGGCACGCCCAAGGGTCCCCTGGCCGCCGGCCCCGTGAAGACGGAGATCGTCAACGGCCGCACGCGCATCACCTACGGCGTGCAGTCCGGCGACAGCCTGTGGATCATCGCCACGAAGTTCAACGTGGGCGTCGATGACCTGAAGAAGTGGAACAACCTGCGGCGGCGCAACCCGACGCTTCAGATTGGCTCACTCGTGTACGTGTGGCCCAACGGTCCGGCTCAGGCCCAGGCCCAGGTGGCTCCGCCCACGGGCTCCGTGGTGGTCGCCAAGCAAGTCGCGTCGAACGCGGGGAAGCCCGGCGGCAAGGTCCATGCGCTCGCCGAGGGAGAGACGCTCTGGTCCGTCGCGCAGCGCTACGGCGTCACCGTCGAGGACATCATGCGGTGGAACAACATCAAGGACCACCGCACCATCCCCACCGGGAAGGTCCTCTCGCTCACCGCGCCGTGA
- a CDS encoding CBS domain-containing protein: protein MLTVGDLMTRDVITLEESDDLVRVDDLLKLNHIRHLPVVRDGRLVGLVSHRDLIRALSRQLASSNASEPIAVTSIMSRDVEAVRPDLSVRDGIYKLLDHRFGCLPVVDGDRRLVGIITEADFMRMAARLLDAAQTRGSEDAGVSAH from the coding sequence ATGCTCACCGTGGGCGACCTGATGACCCGCGACGTCATCACGTTGGAGGAGTCGGATGACCTGGTTCGCGTGGATGACCTGCTGAAGCTCAATCACATCCGCCACCTGCCGGTGGTGAGGGATGGGCGCCTGGTGGGGCTGGTGAGCCATCGGGACCTCATCCGCGCGCTGTCGCGTCAGTTGGCTTCCTCCAACGCCTCCGAGCCCATCGCCGTCACGAGCATCATGTCTCGCGATGTGGAGGCGGTGCGCCCGGACCTGTCCGTGAGAGACGGCATCTACAAGCTCCTGGACCATCGCTTCGGGTGTCTGCCCGTGGTGGACGGGGACCGGCGGTTGGTGGGCATCATCACCGAGGCGGACTTCATGCGCATGGCGGCGCGGCTCCTGGATGCGGCGCAGACGCGGGGGAGCGAGGACGCGGGAGTCTCCGCTCATTGA
- a CDS encoding ZIP family metal transporter: MSVLATVALYSLVVVVGSLLGALVVLWNERPTQLVRFLAFAAGVMLGAAFFHMLPEAYEGGGWWAFALVPGGFVFLLVLERYLVAHAGEDVPGDHMSGTGSGHGAEAGQVLGLTAFLGLSTHTLFDGIALGSAVEEGVGLMALLAIVAHKVPSALSLASILKTEGRSKGAILLLAVLYGLMVPAGALLFFAFDAVLAFESMAPKALAFSAGTFLYIAVSDLLPHVHRHGKDQPGRNVLALFVGLALMFALARIMGHPAH; encoded by the coding sequence ATGTCGGTCCTGGCCACGGTGGCCCTCTACTCCTTGGTGGTTGTCGTCGGCTCGCTCCTAGGCGCGTTGGTGGTGCTTTGGAACGAGCGCCCGACGCAACTGGTCCGCTTCCTGGCCTTCGCCGCTGGCGTCATGTTGGGCGCCGCCTTCTTCCACATGTTGCCGGAGGCGTACGAGGGCGGAGGCTGGTGGGCCTTCGCGCTGGTGCCTGGAGGCTTCGTCTTCCTGCTCGTGTTGGAGCGCTACCTGGTGGCGCACGCGGGTGAGGACGTGCCCGGGGACCACATGTCCGGCACGGGCTCGGGACACGGCGCCGAGGCGGGGCAGGTGCTCGGCCTGACGGCGTTCCTCGGGCTGTCGACGCACACGTTGTTCGACGGCATCGCGTTGGGTTCGGCGGTGGAGGAGGGCGTGGGGTTGATGGCGCTCCTGGCCATCGTCGCGCACAAGGTCCCCTCCGCGCTGTCGCTGGCGTCCATCCTGAAGACGGAGGGGCGCTCGAAGGGGGCCATCCTGCTGCTCGCGGTGCTGTACGGCCTGATGGTGCCCGCGGGCGCGTTGCTGTTCTTCGCGTTCGATGCGGTGCTGGCCTTCGAGAGCATGGCGCCCAAGGCGCTGGCCTTCTCCGCGGGCACGTTCCTGTACATCGCCGTGTCCGACTTGCTGCCGCACGTGCACCGGCATGGCAAGGACCAGCCGGGGCGCAACGTGCTGGCGCTCTTCGTGGGCCTGGCGCTCATGTTCGCGCTGGCCCGCATCATGGGGCACCCGGCGCACTAG
- a CDS encoding response regulator — protein sequence MSEKRRILLIDDSEITLAMEKAVLEARGYEVVATSTLMEFEKTLQSWRPDLILTDIHMPEAKGTDICRTLKNEYGTQDIPIVLFSSLPDDELSKLAEQVGADGFLSKMNGLEAMGEKIDELVQSILW from the coding sequence GTGTCCGAGAAGCGAAGAATCCTCCTGATTGACGACAGCGAAATCACGCTCGCCATGGAGAAGGCCGTGCTGGAGGCGCGCGGCTATGAGGTCGTCGCCACCTCCACGCTCATGGAGTTCGAGAAGACACTCCAGTCCTGGCGGCCCGACCTCATCCTCACGGACATCCACATGCCCGAGGCCAAGGGCACCGACATCTGCCGCACGTTGAAGAACGAGTACGGCACGCAGGACATCCCCATCGTCCTGTTCTCCAGCCTCCCCGACGACGAGCTGTCCAAGCTGGCCGAGCAGGTGGGCGCGGATGGCTTCCTGTCCAAGATGAACGGGCTGGAGGCGATGGGCGAGAAGATCGACGAGTTGGTTCAGAGCATCCTCTGGTGA
- a CDS encoding mechanosensitive ion channel family protein, with translation MTPRDRHAWTALLLVGCLLWTLPASALNSGLPPPTSPLDRLTPHATAQGFLSAAHRGDYETAAHYLDLDFIPKAQQAERGAQLARRLKFVLDRKLAIDLASVSKAPEGDPADARFDPLGVIPLDGANVSIRLQRVTQDSSLVWVFSESTVRMVDTLFEAYGPRVAEWLPPFFFSGTVFGLEPWQWLGLLVTLLASVGLSLLLERVSLAIALRVARWTDATLDDQLVEAGRGPLRLPFFAALLVVGTSFLLLPRPVQTVANRVSYSLLIVSVAWFILRFLRVFAAFVQSRVSSETQDAARARSLRTQFAVLRAVFEAATYVVAAALLLMQFEVVRNVGVSLLASAGIAGLVIGLAAQKSISTLLAGIQLSITQPIRIGDQVVVETEFGTVEEITLTYVVLRVWDQRRMVIPITYFLDKPFQNWSKVSPELLGAVTLQVDYSTDVDALRAELKRILSGEAQRLWDGRLQSVVVLEAQDRTLTIRALVSAANPDKLFDLRALVRERLVSFLRAHPQWLPFTRTESRQAPTPPPEPRDSQPDAPQDEPPPGPRMT, from the coding sequence ATGACGCCCCGAGACCGCCACGCCTGGACGGCGCTTCTCCTGGTGGGATGCCTCCTCTGGACGCTCCCCGCCTCGGCACTCAATTCGGGACTGCCACCGCCCACCTCGCCCCTGGACCGGCTGACGCCCCATGCGACGGCGCAGGGGTTCCTGTCCGCGGCCCACCGGGGGGACTACGAGACGGCGGCGCACTACCTCGACCTGGACTTCATCCCCAAGGCCCAGCAGGCCGAGCGCGGCGCCCAACTGGCCCGCCGGCTCAAGTTCGTGCTGGACCGGAAGCTGGCCATCGACCTGGCCTCGGTGAGCAAGGCCCCGGAGGGCGACCCGGCCGACGCGCGCTTCGACCCACTGGGCGTCATCCCCTTGGATGGCGCCAACGTCTCCATCCGCCTCCAGCGCGTCACGCAGGACAGCTCGCTGGTGTGGGTCTTCAGCGAGTCCACGGTGCGCATGGTGGATACGCTCTTCGAGGCCTACGGCCCGCGCGTGGCGGAGTGGCTGCCGCCGTTCTTCTTCTCGGGCACCGTGTTCGGGCTGGAGCCCTGGCAGTGGCTGGGCTTGTTGGTGACGTTGCTCGCGTCGGTGGGGTTGTCGCTGCTCCTGGAGCGGGTGTCGCTGGCCATCGCCCTGCGGGTGGCGCGCTGGACGGACGCGACGCTGGATGACCAGCTGGTGGAGGCGGGGCGCGGGCCGCTGCGGCTGCCCTTCTTCGCGGCGCTGCTGGTGGTGGGCACGTCCTTCCTGCTCCTGCCCAGGCCGGTGCAGACGGTGGCCAACCGGGTGAGCTACTCGCTGCTCATCGTCTCGGTGGCGTGGTTCATCCTGCGCTTCCTTCGGGTGTTCGCCGCCTTCGTGCAGAGCCGCGTGTCGTCGGAGACGCAGGACGCGGCGCGGGCCCGCTCGCTGCGCACCCAGTTCGCCGTGCTGCGCGCCGTCTTCGAGGCCGCCACGTACGTGGTGGCCGCCGCGCTGCTCCTCATGCAGTTCGAGGTGGTGCGCAACGTCGGCGTGTCGCTCCTGGCCTCCGCCGGTATCGCCGGTCTCGTGATTGGTCTCGCGGCGCAGAAGTCCATCTCCACGTTGCTCGCGGGCATCCAGCTCTCCATCACCCAGCCCATCCGCATCGGCGACCAGGTGGTGGTGGAGACCGAGTTCGGCACCGTGGAGGAAATCACGCTGACCTACGTGGTGCTGCGCGTCTGGGACCAGCGCCGCATGGTCATCCCCATCACCTACTTCCTGGACAAGCCCTTCCAGAACTGGAGCAAGGTCAGCCCCGAGCTGTTGGGCGCCGTCACCCTCCAGGTGGACTACTCCACGGACGTGGACGCGCTGCGCGCCGAGCTCAAGCGCATCCTCTCCGGTGAGGCCCAGCGCCTGTGGGATGGACGGCTCCAGTCGGTGGTGGTGCTGGAGGCCCAGGACCGGACGCTCACCATCCGGGCCCTCGTGAGCGCGGCCAACCCGGACAAGCTCTTCGACCTGCGCGCGCTCGTCCGGGAGCGCCTGGTCTCGTTCCTGCGGGCCCACCCCCAGTGGCTGCCCTTCACCCGAACCGAATCGCGCCAGGCGCCCACGCCCCCTCCGGAGCCCCGGGATTCGCAGCCCGACGCACCGCAGGATGAGCCGCCCCCGGGGCCTCGGATGACTTGA
- a CDS encoding cytochrome c family protein translates to MVRPALLAALLGSLWVLGGCMRKEPAPQVSSPEAGTPASAQGSGATLFVSADTRGYLGPCGCSENMRGGIGRAAFQVSEARRGGLPVLYVDGGNSLFGETTLKPGQVPQEELKAKALADAMRLMGLAVRATGPLDDTRGVPFRQGLGLPEVAEGSVKLLPAGARQVGIVSASTGERMVEVSARARAEGADFVLGLLDAPIEEAQKVAELPGLSVDVLVATRSATEMSGEQNRLVKAAVPVVAPQSKGRSLVRVDLSYAPKPGRFTLQKGQADLEREVAALEQRTTLMDKDINQPGIDPKLKALKQAKRDELVARKQALVSAPPASATDVNGFTVRFVPLESGLPTLPDAQALVARYDAEVGKLNLAWAKEHGQDCPAPAKGQSSFVGNEPCRSCHEEAFPSWEKSKHHQAWETLVDLGKQHHLNCVGCHVTGWEQPSGVCRLDKVEGREDVGCESCHGPGSAHVDEPSTANIVASPGEALCVTCHNAENSPHFDFATYLPRILGPGHGQPVSAKPSSPPADAQKPAKP, encoded by the coding sequence ATGGTGCGCCCCGCCCTGCTCGCCGCCCTGTTGGGTTCGCTGTGGGTCCTGGGGGGGTGCATGCGCAAGGAGCCGGCGCCCCAGGTGTCCTCGCCCGAGGCAGGGACTCCAGCCTCGGCGCAGGGCTCCGGCGCCACCCTCTTCGTCTCCGCGGATACCCGTGGCTATCTGGGCCCGTGTGGCTGCAGCGAGAACATGCGCGGCGGCATCGGTCGCGCGGCCTTCCAGGTGAGCGAGGCGCGTCGCGGCGGCCTCCCCGTGCTGTACGTGGACGGTGGCAACAGTCTGTTCGGGGAGACGACGCTCAAGCCCGGCCAGGTTCCCCAGGAGGAGCTGAAGGCCAAGGCGCTCGCGGACGCCATGCGGCTGATGGGGCTGGCGGTGCGCGCCACCGGGCCGCTGGATGACACGCGCGGCGTGCCCTTCCGCCAAGGGCTGGGGTTGCCCGAGGTCGCCGAGGGTTCGGTGAAGCTGCTCCCCGCGGGAGCGCGTCAGGTGGGCATCGTCTCCGCGAGCACAGGAGAGCGGATGGTGGAGGTCAGCGCCCGGGCCCGGGCGGAGGGCGCGGACTTCGTGCTGGGACTGCTGGATGCGCCCATCGAGGAAGCGCAGAAGGTGGCGGAGCTGCCGGGGCTCTCGGTGGATGTGCTGGTGGCGACGCGTTCAGCCACGGAGATGAGCGGCGAGCAGAACCGGCTGGTGAAGGCGGCGGTGCCCGTCGTCGCGCCGCAGAGCAAGGGCCGCTCGCTGGTGCGCGTGGACCTGAGCTATGCGCCCAAGCCGGGGAGATTCACGCTCCAGAAGGGCCAGGCGGATTTGGAGCGAGAGGTGGCCGCGCTGGAGCAGCGCACCACCCTCATGGACAAGGACATCAACCAGCCGGGCATCGACCCGAAGCTCAAGGCGCTCAAGCAGGCCAAGCGCGATGAGCTGGTGGCTCGCAAGCAGGCCTTGGTGTCGGCGCCTCCGGCTTCCGCCACGGACGTCAATGGCTTCACGGTTCGCTTCGTGCCGCTGGAGTCTGGCCTGCCGACGCTTCCGGACGCGCAGGCGCTGGTGGCTCGCTACGACGCGGAGGTGGGCAAGCTGAACCTCGCGTGGGCCAAGGAGCATGGACAGGACTGCCCGGCTCCCGCCAAGGGACAGTCCTCGTTCGTCGGCAACGAGCCGTGCAGGTCGTGCCACGAAGAGGCGTTTCCCTCGTGGGAGAAGTCCAAGCACCACCAGGCGTGGGAGACGCTGGTGGACCTGGGCAAGCAGCACCATCTCAACTGCGTGGGCTGTCATGTCACGGGTTGGGAGCAGCCGAGCGGCGTGTGCAGGCTCGACAAGGTCGAGGGCCGTGAAGACGTGGGCTGCGAGAGCTGCCATGGCCCCGGCTCCGCGCACGTGGATGAGCCGAGCACCGCCAACATCGTGGCTTCGCCCGGTGAGGCCTTGTGCGTCACCTGCCACAACGCCGAGAACTCGCCGCACTTCGACTTCGCGACCTATCTGCCGAGAATCCTGGGGCCGGGTCACGGTCAGCCCGTGAGCGCGAAGCCCTCGAGTCCGCCGGCGGATGCTCAAAAGCCCGCGAAACCGTAA
- a CDS encoding ATP-binding protein, producing the protein MSKVRKVQKEDPLADLPRWAQQLARKYYTKTVNTFLLYGAVRDLQPLQMEDNAKGFGTLKTFLSEELFGGRDHVLFYDRSSGIRSATPETQKDLSRVMSGYDAMYGTDYAKVMPRDPGRALQVLENFLRMRLSEGRSLALIIDFAETLVPGGEISHLSSEDRFVLATLDKWAHDPQFLAGDVSIVLLAENLADISPRISRNPYVAPIELPLPTEEERLEYVRYKLEGKRLQSLSDVPLAGLAKMTAGLSRINLDRVLTEALEREIRITSDLLKEKKKEIIQAECHGLLEFIEPVHTLDAVAGHAKAKQMLRQAASALKKGRLEVMPMGYLLSGPVGTGKTFMVSCFAGEIGIPVVKFLNFRSQWQGVTEANLEKIFNLLKALWPVAVMIDEADTFLGNRDSGGDSGTSSRVFGSIASFMGNTQYRGKIVWFLMTARPDLLPIDLKRQGRAEEHLALFYPQTDAERDELFKVMSKKTGVSVEGIDSFSTLIPQGVRAFSGADIEAVMVRSKFRALAEGREAVSKEDLAAVLADFVPPSYPLEIELQNLVAVQECTSRELLPETYRSIDRDLITRRVRELKALLEEG; encoded by the coding sequence GTGAGCAAGGTGCGCAAGGTCCAGAAGGAAGATCCATTGGCGGACCTTCCCCGCTGGGCGCAGCAGTTGGCCCGGAAGTACTATACGAAGACGGTCAACACCTTCCTGCTCTACGGGGCGGTGAGGGACCTGCAGCCGCTCCAGATGGAGGACAACGCGAAGGGCTTCGGCACGCTGAAGACCTTCCTCTCCGAGGAGCTGTTTGGCGGCCGAGACCACGTCCTCTTCTACGACCGCTCGTCGGGCATCCGGTCGGCCACGCCGGAGACGCAGAAGGACCTGTCGCGGGTCATGTCCGGCTACGACGCGATGTACGGCACGGACTACGCGAAGGTGATGCCCAGGGACCCGGGACGGGCGCTCCAGGTCCTGGAGAACTTCCTGCGGATGCGGCTGAGCGAGGGGCGCTCGCTGGCGCTCATCATCGACTTCGCGGAGACGCTGGTGCCGGGCGGGGAGATTTCCCACCTGTCGTCCGAGGACCGCTTCGTGCTGGCCACGCTCGACAAGTGGGCGCACGACCCGCAGTTCCTCGCGGGCGATGTGTCCATCGTGCTGCTGGCGGAGAACCTGGCGGACATCTCCCCGCGCATCTCCCGCAACCCGTATGTGGCGCCCATCGAGCTGCCCCTGCCCACCGAGGAGGAGCGGCTGGAGTACGTGCGCTACAAGCTGGAGGGCAAGCGGCTCCAGTCGCTGTCGGACGTGCCGCTCGCGGGCCTGGCGAAGATGACGGCGGGCCTGTCCCGCATCAACCTGGACCGCGTGCTGACGGAGGCGCTCGAGCGCGAGATTCGCATCACCTCCGACCTGCTCAAGGAGAAGAAGAAGGAAATCATCCAGGCGGAGTGCCATGGCCTCCTCGAGTTCATCGAGCCCGTGCACACGCTGGACGCGGTGGCGGGACACGCGAAGGCCAAGCAGATGCTGCGGCAGGCCGCCTCGGCGCTGAAGAAGGGCCGCCTGGAAGTCATGCCCATGGGCTACCTGCTGTCGGGCCCGGTGGGCACGGGCAAGACGTTCATGGTGAGCTGCTTCGCCGGTGAGATTGGCATCCCGGTGGTGAAGTTCCTGAACTTCCGCAGCCAGTGGCAGGGCGTCACTGAGGCCAACCTCGAGAAGATCTTCAACCTCCTCAAGGCACTGTGGCCGGTGGCGGTGATGATTGACGAGGCGGACACCTTCCTCGGCAACCGCGACTCGGGCGGAGACTCCGGCACGAGCAGCCGTGTCTTCGGCTCCATTGCCTCCTTCATGGGCAACACGCAGTACCGCGGCAAGATTGTCTGGTTCTTGATGACGGCGCGGCCGGACCTGCTGCCCATCGACCTGAAGCGGCAGGGCCGCGCGGAGGAGCACCTGGCGCTCTTCTATCCGCAGACGGACGCGGAGCGGGACGAGCTCTTCAAGGTGATGTCCAAGAAGACGGGCGTGTCGGTGGAAGGCATCGACTCGTTCTCCACGTTGATTCCGCAGGGGGTGCGGGCCTTCAGTGGCGCGGACATCGAAGCCGTCATGGTGCGCTCGAAGTTCCGCGCGCTGGCGGAAGGGCGCGAGGCCGTGTCGAAGGAAGACCTGGCGGCGGTGCTCGCGGACTTCGTGCCGCCCAGCTATCCGCTGGAAATCGAGCTCCAGAACCTGGTCGCGGTGCAGGAGTGCACCAGCCGGGAGCTGCTGCCGGAGACGTACCGTTCGATTGACCGCGACCTCATCACCCGGCGGGTGCGGGAGCTGAAGGCGCTGCTCGAGGAAGGGTAG
- the lpoB gene encoding penicillin-binding protein activator LpoB produces MKTHRLILTACLAASLAACSGPRAFTRGTYEDPNEIEMLSDQFNENDLQLIAKKMAESLAGSPRFSTPRPDGSLPIVLVGKLKNSTSEHIDMRSLGDKIQTALAQTGRFAMVDQAARQDIAEEYEYQQSGYVDAKSAKGPGSQVSVDFLMSGDLASIIQEVGRDKLVYYKMTAKLSNVRTGLIEWTDEKQIRKKFEKRGVSW; encoded by the coding sequence ATGAAGACCCACCGCCTGATTCTCACCGCCTGCCTCGCCGCTTCGCTCGCCGCGTGCAGCGGCCCGCGTGCCTTCACGCGCGGGACGTACGAGGACCCGAACGAAATCGAGATGCTGTCGGACCAGTTCAACGAGAACGACCTGCAGCTCATCGCCAAGAAGATGGCGGAGTCGCTGGCCGGCTCGCCGCGCTTCTCCACGCCGCGCCCGGACGGCTCGCTGCCCATCGTCCTCGTCGGCAAGCTGAAGAACAGCACCTCCGAGCACATCGACATGCGCTCGCTGGGGGACAAGATCCAGACGGCGCTGGCGCAGACGGGCCGCTTCGCCATGGTGGACCAGGCCGCGCGCCAGGACATCGCGGAGGAGTACGAGTATCAGCAGTCCGGTTACGTCGACGCGAAGTCCGCCAAGGGCCCGGGCAGTCAGGTGTCGGTGGACTTCCTGATGTCCGGAGACCTGGCCTCCATCATCCAGGAGGTCGGCCGCGACAAGCTCGTGTACTACAAGATGACGGCGAAGCTGAGCAACGTGCGCACCGGCCTCATCGAGTGGACGGACGAGAAGCAGATCCGCAAGAAGTTCGAGAAGCGCGGAGTCAGCTGGTAG
- a CDS encoding L,D-transpeptidase family protein encodes MTLSLSRIQSLAPLDADDTLSGERSPPSRLSSRIQGNLVEHAPRAPIPISLPRPPSARTETVSTQPSNPARTDTPLSNARFTEQSQLTDVASGHVVLGPGSRGDGLRAVQTALLKMGFALHGGADGHFGSQTSRALRNFQTHASLTFPSVKPTGLLDTATLHALDALAPEPGMRGQALGIPPATYDGQPVRVIVALREHRTFLYDSEGRVVDIFPNASGTTSTPTRPGLKVVRTRLQQAAAEAAGERLWNDRSVFGARILDLSWADGRHSAEELHGTNAPALLGADVSHGCIRHSNEAIIALHDALLVGDRVAIVEHVNDSRLGAQAPVVARAPTLPRAAPSAPAPAG; translated from the coding sequence ATGACCTTGTCCCTCTCGCGAATCCAATCACTCGCGCCCCTCGATGCCGACGACACGCTCTCGGGAGAGCGTTCGCCTCCCTCACGGCTGTCTTCGCGCATCCAGGGCAACCTCGTGGAGCACGCACCTCGGGCTCCCATCCCCATCTCGCTTCCGCGACCACCGTCCGCTCGCACCGAGACGGTGTCCACGCAGCCCTCGAATCCGGCCCGGACAGACACGCCGCTCTCCAACGCCCGCTTCACGGAACAATCCCAGCTCACCGACGTCGCGTCGGGACACGTTGTCCTGGGGCCGGGCTCACGCGGTGACGGGTTGCGCGCGGTGCAGACCGCGCTCTTGAAGATGGGCTTCGCGCTTCATGGCGGCGCGGACGGACACTTCGGCTCGCAGACCTCGCGAGCCCTCCGCAACTTCCAGACGCACGCGAGCCTCACCTTCCCCAGCGTCAAGCCCACGGGGCTGCTGGACACCGCCACACTCCATGCGCTCGATGCACTGGCGCCCGAGCCCGGCATGCGAGGACAAGCCCTGGGGATTCCCCCCGCGACCTACGACGGTCAGCCCGTGCGAGTCATCGTCGCGCTGCGAGAGCACCGCACGTTCCTCTACGACTCGGAGGGGCGCGTCGTGGACATCTTCCCGAATGCCTCGGGCACCACGTCCACTCCGACCCGGCCTGGGCTCAAGGTGGTGCGGACCCGGCTCCAGCAAGCCGCGGCGGAGGCAGCGGGCGAACGACTCTGGAATGACCGGTCCGTCTTCGGCGCGCGCATCCTGGACCTGTCCTGGGCGGATGGCCGCCACTCCGCGGAGGAGCTGCATGGCACCAACGCCCCCGCGCTGCTCGGCGCGGACGTGTCCCATGGCTGCATCCGCCACTCGAACGAAGCCATCATCGCGCTCCACGATGCGCTCTTGGTCGGAGACCGCGTGGCCATCGTGGAGCACGTGAACGACTCGCGCCTGGGAGCCCAGGCGCCCGTCGTCGCTCGTGCGCCTACCCTTCCTCGAGCAGCGCCTTCAGCTCCCGCACCCGCCGGGTGA